In Spirosoma aureum, a single genomic region encodes these proteins:
- a CDS encoding transketolase: MELEQLEHIATAVRRDIVRMVAAVNSGHPGGSLGCTDFLVALYFDIMKLKKDADGTPIFDMDGRDEDLFFLSNGHISPVFYSVLARAGYFSLDELSTFRKLNSRLQGHPTTAEHLPGIRIASGSLGQGLSVASGAAYSKKLNGDTNHVYVLMGDGEQQEGQVWEAAQFAPNKKLGNLTAVIDFNHAQIDGKTDYVNNNRDLGAKYRAFGWHVDEMQGNDMADVIKTLKKAQEDPDVPTLILMHTEMGFGVDYMVGSYKWHGVAPNAEQLTQALNQLPLSVGYSDY; encoded by the coding sequence ATGGAACTCGAACAACTCGAACACATCGCAACCGCCGTTCGGCGCGACATCGTCCGCATGGTTGCGGCCGTTAACTCTGGTCACCCCGGTGGATCTCTGGGCTGTACTGACTTTTTGGTTGCGCTCTATTTTGATATCATGAAGTTGAAAAAAGATGCCGACGGTACACCTATTTTCGACATGGATGGTCGCGATGAAGACCTATTCTTCCTCTCAAATGGGCATATTTCGCCGGTTTTTTACTCGGTCCTAGCGCGCGCCGGTTATTTTTCTCTGGACGAACTGTCAACGTTCCGAAAACTGAACAGTCGCTTACAGGGGCATCCTACCACTGCCGAGCACCTGCCAGGTATTCGCATTGCTTCGGGCTCATTAGGACAGGGTTTGTCGGTAGCATCTGGTGCGGCTTACTCTAAAAAACTCAATGGCGACACAAACCATGTTTATGTGTTGATGGGCGATGGCGAGCAGCAGGAAGGCCAGGTCTGGGAAGCGGCTCAGTTTGCCCCCAACAAAAAATTAGGCAATCTGACTGCTGTCATCGACTTCAACCACGCTCAGATTGATGGTAAAACTGATTACGTTAACAACAACCGCGATCTTGGTGCCAAATACAGAGCGTTTGGCTGGCATGTTGACGAAATGCAGGGGAACGATATGGCTGATGTTATCAAGACCCTGAAGAAAGCTCAGGAAGATCCGGATGTGCCAACGCTGATTCTGATGCATACAGAAATGGGCTTCGGTGTAGATTACATGGTTGGCAGCTACAAGTGGCACGGTGTTGCTCCAAATGCTGAGCAACTTACCCAGGCCCTGAATCAATTGCCCCTATCTGTAGGCTATTCGGATTATTAA
- the bcp gene encoding thioredoxin-dependent thiol peroxidase: MSLNIGDPAPDFTSTDQTGQPIKLSDYRGKKVVIYFYPKDDTPGCTAQACSLRDNYDRLKAAGYEVLGISVDDVKSHQKFASKYDLPFTLVADTDQHIVEAYGVWQEKSMYGRTYMGTVRTTFLIDENGIITDIIGKVDTKNHAEQILE, from the coding sequence ATGAGCCTGAATATTGGTGATCCGGCCCCCGACTTTACAAGCACTGATCAAACTGGTCAGCCAATTAAACTGTCTGATTATCGGGGCAAAAAAGTCGTTATTTATTTTTACCCCAAAGACGATACGCCTGGCTGTACTGCTCAGGCGTGTAGCCTCCGGGACAATTACGATCGACTGAAAGCGGCTGGCTACGAAGTTTTGGGCATCAGTGTAGATGATGTCAAATCGCACCAGAAATTTGCCAGCAAATATGATCTGCCTTTTACGCTCGTGGCCGATACCGACCAACACATTGTTGAAGCGTATGGTGTATGGCAGGAAAAATCCATGTATGGCCGCACCTATATGGGTACTGTCCGGACTACGTTTCTGATTGACGAAAATGGTATTATTACCGATATTATTGGCAAAGTGGATACGAAAAACCACGCCGAACAAATTTTAGAATAA
- a CDS encoding LiaI-LiaF-like domain-containing protein, translating to MQRRNGLFWGIFLLTFGVLFLARRVGWLDVNWHSLVNLWPVLLILAGINLILERRGNPAAFITTVMLAVAVPTTLFGFFTHDRDRDGFGIHWNNHDDDDDDDDNNNRNDDDNDDNEDDYRSERDNRDAGKIQTNTFTEAMDTDTREAVLKLAGGAGRFIISDPTTELIKADTKQNIGSYSMSVDRDETTHIPTIELKPTDENQHIDLKDGKFENRVDVHLNDKPVWSMDIALGAGQGDLDLSAYTVKDLKLAVGAADLDLKLGAKADVSDVKLDVGAASVTVHVPKEVGCRIKKDGALNLERLDDFTDVGGGEFESPGYSTSKKKMTIRFDGGISSFKVVRY from the coding sequence ATGCAACGAAGAAATGGATTATTCTGGGGCATTTTTCTGCTCACATTTGGTGTGCTGTTCCTGGCTCGGAGAGTCGGATGGCTAGATGTCAATTGGCATTCATTGGTAAATCTATGGCCGGTTCTTCTGATTCTGGCCGGTATTAACCTAATTCTGGAGCGTCGTGGCAATCCGGCGGCCTTTATCACAACCGTGATGCTGGCGGTGGCTGTACCGACAACTTTATTCGGTTTCTTTACGCACGATCGGGATCGAGACGGTTTTGGCATCCATTGGAATAATCATGATGATGATGACGACGATGATGATAATAATAATCGTAATGACGATGATAACGACGATAACGAGGACGACTATCGCTCTGAACGGGATAATCGGGATGCGGGGAAAATTCAGACGAATACGTTTACCGAAGCGATGGATACCGATACCCGTGAAGCTGTACTGAAACTGGCAGGAGGAGCTGGACGCTTTATTATCAGCGATCCAACGACTGAACTCATAAAAGCCGACACCAAACAAAATATCGGTAGCTATTCGATGTCGGTAGACCGGGATGAAACAACACACATTCCGACCATTGAGTTAAAGCCAACGGATGAGAATCAACACATTGACCTTAAAGACGGTAAGTTCGAAAATCGGGTAGACGTTCATCTGAACGATAAGCCAGTCTGGTCAATGGATATTGCACTGGGTGCCGGGCAGGGTGACCTTGATTTAAGTGCTTATACCGTGAAGGATTTAAAACTAGCGGTGGGGGCAGCTGATCTGGATCTTAAATTAGGAGCCAAAGCTGATGTGTCCGATGTGAAACTCGATGTGGGTGCGGCTTCGGTGACAGTGCATGTTCCGAAAGAAGTAGGTTGCCGCATTAAAAAAGATGGCGCTCTGAATTTAGAACGCCTTGATGATTTTACCGATGTAGGTGGTGGCGAATTTGAGAGCCCTGGCTACAGTACTTCCAAAAAGAAAATGACGATTCGCTTCGATGGCGGTATCTCCAGCTTTAAGGTAGTTCGGTATTAA
- a CDS encoding M48 family metallopeptidase: MKKVIIMMFALAFAVTACEKVPLTGRKQLILVPNNDMLTMSFTQYKQFLDTSKVVSSSGDAAMVSRVGDRIRGAVEKYMNENGYAKRLEGFKWEYHLVQSNQVNAWCMPGGKIVVYSGILPYTQNEAGLATVLGHEVSHAIAEHGNERMSEGLVANGLLQAGQAATGIATSARSAQTQAIFQQAFGVVGPLAYQYGVGLPHSRKQESEADHLGLIFMAMAGYDPAEAITFWQRMAKASGGKAPAEFMSDHPSDQRRIADLQKLLPDAQKYYNGSRRNS, translated from the coding sequence ATGAAAAAAGTCATAATAATGATGTTCGCACTAGCTTTCGCTGTTACGGCTTGCGAGAAAGTGCCTTTAACCGGACGAAAGCAACTCATATTGGTGCCAAACAATGACATGCTTACCATGAGCTTTACACAATATAAGCAGTTTTTGGATACAAGTAAAGTGGTTAGCAGTAGTGGCGATGCCGCCATGGTGAGTCGGGTCGGTGATCGAATTCGGGGAGCTGTAGAAAAGTATATGAACGAAAATGGCTACGCCAAACGGCTTGAAGGGTTCAAATGGGAATATCATCTGGTGCAAAGCAATCAGGTCAATGCCTGGTGTATGCCCGGCGGGAAGATTGTGGTTTATTCCGGTATTTTGCCCTATACGCAGAACGAAGCCGGTTTAGCAACGGTACTTGGCCATGAAGTATCGCACGCCATTGCCGAGCATGGTAATGAGCGGATGAGCGAGGGCCTCGTTGCAAACGGATTGTTACAGGCTGGTCAGGCCGCAACGGGCATTGCAACATCGGCCCGAAGTGCTCAGACTCAGGCCATATTTCAACAGGCTTTCGGGGTGGTAGGACCGCTTGCTTATCAATATGGAGTAGGATTACCCCACAGTCGCAAACAGGAATCGGAGGCTGATCACCTTGGCCTGATTTTTATGGCTATGGCCGGTTATGATCCTGCCGAAGCGATTACGTTCTGGCAACGGATGGCTAAAGCGAGTGGCGGAAAAGCTCCCGCTGAGTTTATGTCAGATCACCCATCGGATCAACGCCGGATTGCCGATCTGCAAAAACTACTGCCCGATGCCCAGAAATATTATAACGGGTCCCGTCGGAATAGCTAA
- a CDS encoding PspC domain-containing protein — protein sequence MNRRLERISDQAQIGGVCAGLADYFGIDRAVVRLIFVIGIFIPHFPALIIYCILWIALPERRFGGSTAQTTVYANPVFSMNPYNPNQPASPDRSLIGGAVLILLGVLFLLDRYLDIDFGDLWPFVLIAIGLWLIFRDRIKTPYDPDKNNTNNPL from the coding sequence ATGAACAGACGATTAGAACGTATTTCCGACCAGGCCCAAATAGGGGGAGTATGCGCAGGTTTAGCCGATTATTTTGGCATAGATCGTGCCGTAGTCCGGCTCATTTTTGTGATAGGAATTTTTATTCCCCACTTTCCGGCTCTTATCATTTACTGTATCTTGTGGATCGCACTGCCAGAACGTAGGTTCGGTGGATCAACAGCTCAGACAACCGTTTATGCAAACCCCGTTTTTTCTATGAATCCCTACAATCCCAATCAACCCGCATCGCCCGACCGTAGCCTTATCGGCGGGGCAGTTCTGATTCTTCTCGGCGTTCTGTTTCTGCTGGATCGCTATCTCGATATTGACTTTGGCGATCTGTGGCCATTCGTCCTGATTGCGATTGGATTGTGGCTGATTTTCCGGGATCGTATCAAAACGCCATACGATCCTGATAAAAATAACACCAACAACCCTTTATAA
- a CDS encoding fumarylacetoacetate hydrolase family protein encodes MKIIAVGRNYAEHIKELNNEQPDDPVIFLKPETAIPLKNEPFFYPSFSQDVHYEVEILVKINRVGKNIEEKFAHKYYDEIGIGIDFTARDVQSRLKAKGLPWELAKGFNGSAPISPFVPKTNFPDLQNLNFRLDINGETRQLGNTSLMLFKIDYLISFVSQYFLLQQGDVIFTGTPKGVGPVQIGDRLTAYIEDQKMLEIDVK; translated from the coding sequence ATGAAAATTATTGCCGTTGGCCGCAATTACGCCGAACATATTAAAGAATTAAACAACGAACAGCCCGACGATCCGGTCATCTTTTTGAAACCTGAAACGGCTATTCCCCTCAAAAATGAACCGTTCTTTTATCCCAGCTTCTCGCAGGACGTTCATTACGAGGTTGAGATTCTGGTAAAAATCAATCGGGTTGGCAAAAATATCGAAGAGAAGTTCGCACACAAGTATTACGACGAAATCGGTATTGGCATTGACTTCACCGCCCGTGACGTACAGAGCCGATTAAAGGCGAAAGGACTACCCTGGGAGTTAGCCAAAGGATTCAATGGCTCGGCTCCTATTTCTCCGTTCGTTCCGAAGACCAATTTCCCGGATTTACAAAACCTGAACTTCAGACTAGACATAAACGGAGAAACCCGGCAGTTGGGTAACACTAGTCTGATGCTCTTCAAGATCGATTACCTGATCTCGTTTGTATCGCAGTATTTTTTACTGCAGCAAGGCGATGTAATCTTCACAGGAACGCCCAAGGGCGTTGGCCCGGTACAGATCGGTGATCGACTAACGGCCTACATCGAAGATCAGAAAATGCTGGAGATTGATGTAAAATAA
- a CDS encoding ABC transporter ATP-binding protein has protein sequence MQSLLKTSNIRRNYGNLPVLKGIDVSIEPGEIVSIVGASGAGKTTLLQILGTLDRPDAGELHIAGQNVFSLSDRQLAQFRNERIGFVFQFNNLLPEFTALENVCLPGFISGKEEGAVRQRATELLEKLGLRDRATHFPSQMSGGEQQRVAVARALINQPAIVFADEPSGNLDSRNAEDLHQLFFQLRDDFGQTFVIVTHNEHLADLADRKLVIRDGVVFV, from the coding sequence ATGCAGTCTCTTCTTAAGACCTCTAATATTCGTCGGAACTATGGCAATCTGCCGGTTCTGAAAGGAATCGACGTAAGTATTGAACCCGGCGAAATCGTCTCGATCGTGGGTGCATCCGGTGCTGGTAAAACAACATTGCTCCAGATTCTTGGCACCCTGGATCGGCCGGATGCCGGTGAGCTACATATCGCTGGGCAAAACGTGTTTTCATTAAGCGATCGCCAATTGGCTCAGTTTCGGAATGAGCGAATTGGTTTTGTATTTCAGTTCAATAACCTGTTGCCTGAGTTTACAGCACTTGAAAATGTATGCTTACCGGGCTTTATTTCTGGAAAGGAGGAGGGGGCTGTTCGACAGCGGGCTACTGAATTATTAGAGAAGCTTGGCTTGCGTGACCGGGCTACTCATTTCCCTTCTCAGATGTCGGGAGGTGAACAACAGCGGGTCGCTGTTGCGCGGGCACTGATAAATCAACCGGCCATTGTATTCGCCGACGAACCTAGCGGCAATCTCGATTCGCGCAATGCCGAAGACCTGCACCAGCTATTCTTTCAGCTTCGTGATGATTTCGGGCAGACGTTTGTTATTGTTACTCATAATGAACATCTGGCAGATCTTGCCGACCGAAAACTGGTAATTCGGGATGGGGTTGTGTTTGTCTAA
- the sucC gene encoding ADP-forming succinate--CoA ligase subunit beta — MNIHEYQGKEILKKYGVRIQEGIVAESPEKAVEAAKQIMAQSGSKFVVVKSQIHAGGRGKGKIVGTEQRGVALAKSADEVRDIAKNLIGNVLVTHQTGPEGKKVNKVLVAQDVFYPGATEPKEMYISILLDRTKACNVIMASTEGGMDIEEVAEKTPEKIVKEWIDPSVGLQPFQARKVAFGLGLEGEAFKEMVKFVTALYKAYVDTDASMFEINPVLKTSDNKILAVDAKVNLDDNALYRHPDLKSMRDLAEEDPLEVEASASDLNYVKLDGNVGCMVNGAGLAMATMDIIKLSGGEPANFLDVGGGANAKTVEAGFRIILKDPNVKAILINIFGGIVRCDRVATGVVEAYKAIGDIPVPIIVRLQGTNAEEGAKIIDESGLKVQSAVLLKEAAEKVRQVVEAL, encoded by the coding sequence ATGAATATACACGAGTATCAGGGTAAAGAAATTCTGAAAAAGTACGGTGTCCGGATTCAGGAAGGCATCGTGGCTGAGTCGCCCGAGAAAGCCGTTGAAGCCGCCAAACAGATTATGGCGCAGTCCGGATCAAAATTCGTTGTCGTAAAATCGCAGATTCACGCTGGTGGCCGCGGCAAGGGCAAAATTGTCGGTACTGAACAGCGTGGTGTAGCCCTGGCTAAATCGGCTGACGAGGTTCGCGACATTGCCAAAAACCTCATCGGTAATGTGCTTGTAACGCACCAGACCGGACCAGAAGGCAAAAAAGTCAACAAAGTACTTGTAGCTCAGGACGTTTTCTACCCCGGCGCAACGGAACCGAAAGAGATGTATATCAGCATCCTGCTCGACCGTACGAAAGCCTGCAATGTCATTATGGCCAGCACAGAAGGCGGTATGGACATTGAAGAAGTTGCGGAAAAAACGCCCGAAAAAATCGTAAAAGAGTGGATCGACCCATCTGTAGGCTTGCAGCCATTCCAGGCTCGTAAAGTTGCATTTGGATTAGGGCTGGAAGGCGAAGCCTTCAAGGAAATGGTGAAATTCGTAACGGCACTTTACAAAGCGTACGTTGATACGGATGCATCCATGTTCGAGATCAATCCGGTTCTTAAAACATCGGATAACAAGATTCTGGCCGTTGATGCGAAAGTAAATCTGGACGACAATGCCCTCTATCGGCATCCTGATCTGAAATCGATGCGCGATCTGGCCGAAGAAGATCCGCTCGAAGTAGAAGCGTCTGCCAGCGACCTCAACTATGTTAAACTCGACGGTAATGTCGGTTGTATGGTCAATGGCGCTGGTCTGGCTATGGCTACTATGGATATCATTAAACTATCGGGTGGCGAGCCTGCCAACTTCCTTGATGTTGGGGGTGGAGCGAATGCCAAAACAGTTGAAGCAGGTTTCCGGATCATTCTGAAAGACCCGAATGTCAAAGCCATTCTGATCAACATTTTTGGTGGGATTGTTCGTTGCGATCGCGTGGCAACAGGTGTTGTTGAAGCGTACAAAGCTATCGGCGATATTCCGGTACCAATCATCGTGCGGCTTCAGGGAACCAACGCTGAAGAAGGAGCCAAGATCATTGACGAATCAGGGCTGAAAGTTCAATCGGCCGTATTACTGAAAGAAGCGGCTGAAAAGGTTCGTCAGGTCGTCGAAGCGCTTTGA
- a CDS encoding Spy/CpxP family protein refolding chaperone, whose protein sequence is MVNYTTMRHAWIGWIVALVMTTHITMAQNDPNGRQKIEAAKIGMITNRLNLTTDQAPQFWAVYNEYNGKKQELNRRIRQLSNEPSRTSLNDNQLVNGLREINSTKQKLADLDEEYMSRFLKVISPAQLTELYKTEQTFNKMLLNRLNNQN, encoded by the coding sequence ATGGTTAATTATACCACGATGAGACACGCATGGATTGGTTGGATAGTAGCTTTAGTGATGACAACACACATCACAATGGCGCAAAACGACCCGAACGGACGCCAGAAAATTGAGGCTGCAAAGATTGGCATGATTACCAATCGGCTCAATCTGACAACAGATCAGGCACCACAGTTCTGGGCGGTTTATAACGAATATAACGGTAAAAAGCAGGAATTGAACCGCCGGATTCGGCAGCTTAGCAACGAGCCTTCCCGTACGAGCCTCAACGACAATCAGTTGGTCAATGGCCTGCGCGAGATAAACTCAACCAAGCAAAAACTTGCCGATCTTGATGAAGAGTATATGAGCCGGTTTCTGAAGGTAATCAGTCCGGCCCAATTGACTGAGTTGTATAAAACTGAGCAGACGTTTAATAAGATGCTGCTTAATCGGTTGAACAATCAGAATTAA
- a CDS encoding M23 family metallopeptidase, with the protein MFPIMPGAANSLSGGLGDLRANHFHAGLDIRTGGREGLDVHAAADGYIARIAVFTGGYGNVVFIKHPNGLTTVYGHLKALKDTLGTYLREQQYEKKTFEIDLRPAPGQFPVKQGDIIAASGNTGGSGGPHLHFEVRDAKDNLINPLLYGFPELKDDVPPYFERIALKTMTATSRINGEYQRVSFAPVRRADGTYTLSQPITASGLLGLEVLGYDKSNGSPYRNGISCLEIRLDGREVFAYNMNSFPNEYTRFMNIHENYEVEQMSGQRYHRGYIADGNILNLYKLQSNAAYRGRLPILDGQPHEVTLTLYDAFDHAAQLTFTILPESPTTNPPRTDSLTVSPATYTPDQASGESAATITTDENVLKITVRNIAANNPPLAKLHSGRTVTEQPVSYVRNNQAVYLIDLRQSLPDSIQFGRGVVRTNFKKRIIPGRNEVIVDGSTRLKFEAKTLFDTLHLAMRPIPGGGLEINQPTIPLNDYLTIQYTPNYPIAVDTMRTKAYWTSGGRESFLGGTWNKGRIEFKTRSLGRFQLMTDSNPPTVEILSATPKGITARIRDDLSGIADFRALVNGEWVLMQYDYKRALLWSDKLNPDEPFEAGDEVLIQVKDRSGNIGSDTTTIEVPRPKRKATPKRRRRR; encoded by the coding sequence ATGTTTCCGATTATGCCGGGAGCCGCTAATTCGCTGTCGGGTGGTTTAGGTGATTTGCGGGCGAATCACTTCCATGCCGGGCTTGACATACGAACGGGTGGCCGCGAAGGGCTAGACGTTCATGCTGCCGCTGATGGCTACATTGCGCGCATTGCCGTCTTTACAGGTGGTTATGGCAACGTGGTATTCATCAAACATCCGAATGGTCTGACAACGGTTTATGGCCACCTCAAAGCCCTCAAGGATACCCTTGGCACTTACCTTCGCGAACAGCAATACGAAAAGAAAACGTTCGAGATTGATTTACGGCCCGCACCGGGACAATTCCCGGTCAAGCAAGGAGACATTATTGCGGCATCAGGTAATACTGGCGGGTCTGGCGGACCTCATCTACACTTCGAAGTTCGTGACGCCAAGGATAATCTCATCAACCCGCTGCTCTACGGTTTCCCGGAACTTAAGGACGATGTACCTCCTTATTTCGAGCGGATAGCGTTGAAAACAATGACGGCGACTTCGCGCATTAACGGCGAATACCAGCGCGTTAGCTTTGCGCCCGTTCGTCGTGCTGACGGCACCTATACGCTTTCGCAGCCTATCACGGCATCGGGGCTTCTTGGCCTGGAAGTATTGGGTTATGACAAATCTAACGGGTCGCCTTACCGGAACGGAATCAGTTGCCTCGAAATCCGGCTCGATGGGCGCGAGGTATTTGCCTACAACATGAACAGTTTTCCGAATGAATACACGCGGTTCATGAATATCCATGAGAACTACGAAGTGGAACAGATGAGCGGCCAGCGATACCATCGGGGCTACATTGCTGATGGCAATATTCTGAATTTATATAAGTTACAAAGCAATGCAGCTTATCGGGGACGCTTACCCATATTGGACGGACAACCCCATGAAGTTACACTAACGCTTTATGATGCTTTCGACCATGCTGCTCAACTAACCTTTACGATACTGCCGGAATCACCGACAACTAACCCACCCCGCACAGATTCGTTGACCGTTTCGCCCGCTACCTATACGCCCGATCAGGCCAGTGGAGAGTCTGCTGCAACCATTACAACCGACGAGAATGTACTGAAAATAACCGTCAGGAACATAGCCGCGAATAATCCCCCGTTAGCCAAATTACACAGTGGTCGTACGGTAACTGAGCAGCCAGTTAGTTATGTGCGCAACAACCAAGCAGTTTATCTTATAGATTTGCGCCAGTCATTGCCAGACTCCATACAATTTGGCCGGGGCGTAGTGCGAACAAATTTCAAAAAACGCATTATCCCCGGACGCAACGAAGTAATTGTCGATGGTAGTACCCGGCTGAAATTTGAGGCCAAAACGCTATTTGACACGTTGCACCTGGCAATGCGACCAATACCAGGAGGTGGTCTGGAAATCAACCAGCCTACGATACCACTCAACGATTATCTGACGATTCAGTATACCCCGAATTACCCGATTGCAGTCGACACGATGCGTACGAAAGCCTATTGGACGAGTGGTGGTCGTGAAAGTTTTCTGGGCGGAACGTGGAATAAGGGCCGGATTGAATTTAAAACTCGTTCGCTGGGTCGGTTTCAACTGATGACCGATTCCAATCCGCCAACGGTCGAAATTTTGTCGGCTACGCCAAAAGGAATCACAGCCCGGATTCGGGATGACCTGTCGGGTATTGCTGATTTTAGGGCCTTAGTTAACGGTGAATGGGTGTTGATGCAATACGACTATAAACGTGCATTGTTGTGGTCGGACAAGCTTAATCCGGACGAACCGTTTGAGGCCGGTGATGAAGTACTTATACAAGTGAAGGATCGCTCTGGCAACATCGGTTCAGACACTACGACCATTGAAGTGCCCCGACCCAAACGAAAAGCCACGCCCAAACGACGTCGAAGACGATAA
- a CDS encoding RNA polymerase sigma factor, with protein MTDAELLAKYRDPSSRNYAFNLLVRQYQQKIYWHIRKMVIDHDDADDLVQETFIKVWNSLEQFRGDSQLYTWIYRIATNECLNFLNKKRRRFFLPIGDVEGELMEKLESNSDFVTSGNELSGEEIQLKLQKALLKLPDKQRLVFNMKYFDDMKYEEIAEITGTSVGALKASYHLAVKKIEDYLDKSDTSD; from the coding sequence ATGACTGACGCAGAACTCCTCGCCAAATACCGCGACCCGTCGAGCCGGAATTATGCCTTTAATCTGCTGGTACGTCAGTATCAGCAGAAAATTTATTGGCATATCCGTAAGATGGTCATTGACCACGACGACGCTGATGATTTGGTTCAGGAAACATTTATTAAAGTCTGGAATAGCCTGGAACAGTTTCGGGGTGACAGTCAGTTATATACCTGGATTTACCGGATTGCCACCAACGAGTGTCTCAATTTTCTGAACAAGAAGCGAAGGCGTTTTTTCCTGCCTATTGGCGACGTCGAGGGTGAATTGATGGAAAAGCTGGAAAGCAATTCGGATTTTGTCACGTCGGGCAACGAGTTAAGTGGCGAAGAAATTCAATTGAAGTTGCAGAAGGCCCTGCTAAAATTACCGGATAAACAACGGCTGGTGTTCAACATGAAATACTTCGATGACATGAAGTACGAAGAAATTGCCGAGATTACCGGTACGTCAGTTGGAGCCTTGAAAGCATCCTATCACCTTGCCGTAAAAAAAATCGAAGATTATCTGGATAAATCTGATACGTCTGATTAA
- a CDS encoding transketolase family protein, which produces MKKYEYTEKKDTRSGFGAGIAELGKTHPNVVALTADLAGSLKLEAFIKDNPERFVQCGIAEANMIGVSAGLTIGGHIPFATTFANFATGRVYDQIRQSVAYSNKNVKICASHAGVTLGEDGATHQILEDLGMMKMLPNMTVINPCDYNQTKAATIAIADHVGPVYLRFGRPVIPVFTPADQKFEIGKAWTVNEGSDVSIFCTGHLVWESIKAGEILAAEGIEADIINIHTIKPLDEEAILASVKKTGCAVSAEEHMISGGLGDSVAHVLAQNFPAPLEYVGVHDTFGESGTPDQLMQKYGLTADKIVEQVKKVMGRK; this is translated from the coding sequence ATGAAAAAATACGAGTACACCGAAAAAAAAGACACTCGCTCCGGCTTTGGCGCCGGTATAGCTGAACTTGGCAAAACCCATCCCAACGTAGTAGCGCTGACCGCCGATCTGGCTGGTTCGCTGAAACTCGAAGCATTCATTAAAGATAACCCCGAACGGTTTGTTCAGTGCGGTATTGCCGAAGCCAATATGATTGGCGTGTCGGCTGGCCTGACCATTGGCGGTCATATTCCTTTCGCAACCACATTCGCTAACTTCGCTACGGGTCGGGTCTACGATCAGATTCGCCAGTCGGTTGCGTATTCCAACAAAAACGTTAAAATCTGCGCATCACACGCAGGTGTTACGCTTGGCGAAGATGGGGCTACTCACCAGATTCTGGAAGATCTGGGTATGATGAAAATGTTACCCAACATGACCGTCATCAACCCCTGCGATTATAACCAGACCAAAGCCGCTACCATCGCCATCGCCGACCATGTTGGGCCCGTTTACCTACGCTTCGGACGGCCCGTTATTCCGGTCTTTACGCCTGCCGATCAAAAATTCGAAATCGGGAAGGCATGGACCGTCAATGAAGGCTCCGATGTGTCGATTTTCTGCACCGGCCACCTGGTTTGGGAATCCATCAAAGCAGGCGAAATACTGGCAGCAGAAGGAATTGAAGCCGATATTATCAATATTCACACGATTAAACCGTTAGACGAAGAAGCGATTCTGGCTTCGGTGAAGAAAACGGGCTGTGCCGTATCGGCAGAAGAGCACATGATCAGCGGAGGCCTGGGCGATAGCGTTGCGCACGTTCTGGCACAAAACTTTCCGGCTCCACTTGAATATGTTGGCGTTCACGATACCTTCGGTGAAAGTGGTACACCCGACCAGTTGATGCAAAAATATGGCCTCACTGCCGACAAAATTGTTGAGCAGGTGAAGAAAGTAATGGGAAGAAAATAG